A genomic window from Fusarium falciforme chromosome 2, complete sequence includes:
- a CDS encoding Geranylgeranyl transferase type-1 subunit beta, producing MADSPDASSLHKQKHIKYWQRCHKTYLPSPYTAYDSTRLTFASFTISALDLLDAPLTTSDRAAIRRWVLSLQHPGGGFCGSSTHALQGQDASKGTANIAATFFALILLGAAAENEDEASAAFKDVDRTKLLRWLKGLQREDGSFGQNIWDGEIVGGRDMRHSYLASCIRWMLRGDVKEGEDGWVEDVNIDEMIAHIRRGQTYDGGVAESSQHESHAGYAYCAIGALSLLDRPLDSTSAHPPESALEQGIPNREGLLQFLASRQFAYLAKEEEEDEVEENFLASKLGETNYGHVGFNGRWNKKADTCYCWWVGGTLAMLGNSSIINAPPSRRYILDITQHQIGGFSKAVGGPPDMYHAYLGLAALSTMGETDLKELDVGLCCSMDTTRKIQRARDGLVESIRGERKGWGDDGFW from the exons ATGGCAGACTCGCCTGATGCTTCTTCGCTGCATAAGCAGAAACACATCAAGTACTGGCAGCGCTGCCACAAGACATACCTGCCATCACCCTACACGGCATACGACTCAACCCGTCTCACATTTGCCAGCTTTACAATTTCAGCCCTAGATCTGCTCGATGCGCCCCTGACGACGTCAGACCGCGCAGCCATCCGTCGCTGGGTTCTGAGTCTGCAGCATCCCGGTGGCGGCTTCTGCGGGAGTTCGACGCATGCGCTTCAGGGACAGGATGCATCAAAGGGAACTGCCAATATTGCAGCTACGTTTTTTGCCCTCATTTTGTTGGGTGCCGCAGCTGAGAATGAGGACGAAGCAAGTGCTGCGTTCAAGGACGTTGACAGGACTAAACTGCTAAGGTGGTTGAAGGGGCTACAAAGAGAGGACGGGAGCTTTGGACAGAATATCTGGGATGGAGAGATTGTGGGAGGCAGGGATATGAGGCACAGTTACCTGGCGAGCTGTATCCGGTGGATGTTGAGGGGAGACGTCAAAGAGGGTGAGGATGGTTGGGTTGAAGATGTCAAcattgatgagatgattGCCCATATCCGAAGAGGCCAA ACCTATGACGGCGGAGTTGCCGAATCCTCACAGCACGAATCCCATG CCGGATATGCATACTGCGCAATCGGCGCTCTATCCCTCCTCGACCGTCCCCTAGACTCTACTTCCGCACATCCCCCTGAGAGCGCTCTCGAGCAGGGAATACCTAATCGCGAAGGCCTCCTCCAATTCCTCGCCTCCAGACAGTTCGCCTACCtcgccaaggaagaagaggaggacgaagTGGAGGAGAATTTCCTAGCGAGTAAGCTTGGAGAGACCAACTATGGGCATGTTGGTTTCAATGGACGGTGGAACAAGAAGGCTGATACGTGCTATTGTTGGTGGGTTGGCGGTACACTCGCA ATGCTCGGCAACTCATCAATCATCAACGCCCCTCCCTCCCGGCGCTACATCCTCGACATCACACAGCACCAAATCGGCGGCTTCTCCAAGGCCGTAGGAGGACCACCCGACATGTACCACGCATACCTAGGTCTCGCTGCGTTGTCAACCATGGGCGAGACTGACCTGAAAGAGCTTGATGTCGGGCTTTGTTGCAGTATGGATACGACGAGGAAGATTCAGAGGGCGAGGGATGGGTTGGTTGAGAGTATTAGGGGGGAGAGGAAGGGATGGGGGGATGATGGGTTCTGGTAG
- a CDS encoding Protein kinase domain-containing protein, protein MQAVKGQAELVRKAKLARSYQELLDEFSSKDLKSVGSYTLGRLIGKGSFGKVYLASHKLTNGSKVVLKSANKGDSNLAREIHHHRQFIHPHIARLYEVIVTENMVWMVLEYCSGDELYNHLLEHGPLPVQKVQKIFTQLVGAVCYVHNHSCVHRDLKLENILFDKHENVKLVDFGFTREYEGRTNHLQTFCGTICYSAPEMLKGEKYAGEKVDVWSLGVILYALLCGELPFDDDDDNVTRTKILAEEPKYPDHLPADAVPLIKALLSKRPLLRPTLPDILANPFLAEHAPTQRAILDVQQSPPFSTPLEKDCLQRMRSAGVNIDAVIESVLAQKCDTLAGWWALLLEKEQRKMQRKERKRKEREAESRSIRRLSAASSRLERIAPILHEVDEANGMSRHMRLEHSGSGSRSRGRSERRSAHYMDYVVSDLPQLLEVGKEPGAANADGDHPPPPIDKDSIRSVSTSRQRRPIPPPKEGLIRSARSRGSTLHLVTTSDALGTDGGSAQSQQSQASGSEKTRRKPSLAFITHWKNMTHWLAENTTRRSKRGHERRTSRSTPDLHKKEGSATSSKDGSSRPQTSKYPASGSPGTQPTAGLPKGVVANGHVARAHQAGSSVQRTASGGLTSPTYPPPRITTGSSYKRQSLSPSPLTPRSTVRRSSAGLRGRKSTSSSVSSVRSIHHHHHSHSKASSTSSAASFSTSMSKTPLQRGHSPHHSVKVLPATPTSVSFPSNIRLVRATPPPLSIFNEGMPSGPPQAPGSPNPFSSGIMFAKRKRNLFKGPTLNFAGSSQGQRNSGSGSHSRSASASGLGRRSGEITIQEEDEGSGEDDDIEEVDVFSPVIGGPGEKIEEQIFEEHETPKLEPAPTIIEKKPEVAASTTAETSTSVAAGKAPAA, encoded by the exons ATGCAGGCAGTCAAAGGACAGGCCGAGCTGGtgcgcaaggccaag CTTGCCCGCTCATAtcaggagcttctcga TGAATTCTCCAGCAAGGATCTCAAATCCGTCGGCTCCTATACCCTCGGTCGGTTGATTGGAAAGGGATCTTTTGGCAAGGTTTACCTCGCCTCCCACAAGCTCACCAATGGCTCCAAG GTCGTCCTTAAGTCTGCCAACAAGGGCGACTCCAACCTTGCCCGGGAaatccatcaccatcgacaGTTTATACATCCGCACATTGCTAGGTTGTACGAGGTCATCGTGACGGAGAACATGGTTTGGATGGTTCTCGAGTACTGTTCCG GCGACGAACTTTACAATCACCTCCTCGAACACGGTCCGCTACCCGTTCAAAAAGTCCAAAAGATCTTTACACAGCTCGTCGGCGCCGTCTGCTATGTCCACAACCACTCGTGCGTCCACCGCGATCTCAAGCTCGAAAACATCCTCTTCGACAAGCATGAAAATGTCAAGCTGGTCGACTTTGGGTTCACAAGAGAGTATGAGGGTAGGACCAACCACCTCCAGACTTTCTGCGGCACCATCTGCTATTCAGCAcccgagatgctcaaggGCGAGAAATATGCTGGCGAAAAGGTGGATGTCTGGAGTCTCGGTGTGATTCTATACGCTCTGCTCTGCGGCGAACTTCCcttcgacgacgatgacgataaCGTTACCCGAACCAAGATCCTGGCCGAGGAACCCAAGTACCCCGATCATCTTCCAGCTGACGCAGTTCCGCTGATCAAGGCGCTCTTATCCAAGAGACCGCTCCTACGTCCAACATTGCCAGATATCCTCGCCAACCCGTTCCTCGCCGAGCATGCCCCTACACAACGAGCTATTCTCGATGTCCAGCAGTCGCCTCCGTTCTCAACTCCATTGGAGAAGGATTGCTTACAGCGAATGCGAAGCGCTGGTGTCAACATCGACGCCGTGATCGAAAGTGTGCTTGCTCAAAAGTGCGATACCCTTGCGGGATGGTGGGCTCTCCTTCTCGAAAAGGAGCAGCGCAAGATgcagagaaaagaaaggaagCGAAAAGAGAGGGAGGCCGAAAGCCGCAGCATACGACGTTTGTCCGCAGCATCGAGTCGACTGGAACGGATAGCTCCCATCCTACATGAGGTGGACGAAGCTAATGGCATGTCACGACACATGAGACTGGAGCACTCGGGATCGGGATCACGAAGTCGAGGGAGAAGCGAGCGGAGGAGCGCCCATTACATGGACTACGTGGTATCAGATCTCCCTCAACTACTCGAGGTTGGGAAGGAACCAGGAGCAGCAAACGCCGACGGTGATCATCCTCCCCCACCCATCGACAAGGACTCGATCAGATCGGTTTCGACCTCTCGACAGCGCCGACCTATTCCACCTCCTAAGGAGGGCCTAATACGTAGTGCTCGATCACGGGGCTCGACTCTTCATCTCGTTACGACATCGGATGCACTAGGTACGGATGGTGGCAGTGCTCAGAGCCAGCAGAGCCAGGCAAGCGGTTCCGAAAAGACACGAAGGAAGCCCAGCCTTGCATTCATAACCCACTGGAAGAATATGACACACTGGTTGGCTGAGAacacgacgaggaggagcaaaCGTGGGCACGAGAGGCGGACAAGTCGGAGCACTCCCGACCTGCATAAGAAAGAGGGCAGTGCCACCAGCAGTAAGGATGGAAGCTCACGGCCGCAAACTAGCAAGTACCCGGCTTCCGGCTCACCGGGGACACAGCCAACAGCCGGGCTGCCCAAGGGAGTCGTGGCTAACGGCCACGTCGCGAGGGCACATCAGGCCGGAAGCAGTGTTCAGAGGACAGCCTCAGGAGGGTTGACATCTCCGACCTACCCACCACCACGTATCACTACGGGGTCGTCGTACAAGCGACAGTCGTTGTCACCCTCGCCCCTGACCCCGAGGTCGACGGTTCGACGGTCGTCAGCTGGACTGCGAGGCCGAAAGTCGACATCATCCTCTGTGTCGTCGGTTCGATCGatacaccatcatcatcattccCACTCAAAGGCATCGTCCACCAGCTCGGCAGCTTCTTTTTCTACATCCATGTCGAAAACGCCTCTTCAACGAGGTCATTCACCTCATCATTCTGTCAAGGTTCTACCAGCAACACCTACTTCTGTGTCGTTTCCATCAAATATCCGTCTTGTTCGAGCGACACCACCTCCGTTGAGCATCTTCAATGAAGGTATGCCATCTGGTCCCCCACAGGCACCCGGATCGCCGAACCCGTTCTCTTCTGGCATCATGTTTGCCAAGCGGAAGCGCAACTTGTTCAAGGGGCCGACACTTAACTTTGCCGGATCTTCACAAGGTCAGCGCAACAGTGGATCGGGTTCGCATTCCCGAAGTGCGAGTGCCTCCGGACTGGGACGTCGATCAGGAGAAATCACCAttcaagaggaggatgagggatCCGGAGAGGACGATGATATCGAAGAAGTCGATGTCTTCAGTCCGGTCATTGGGGGTCCAGGGGAAAAGATCGAAGAGCAAATCTTTGAAGAGCATGAAACACCAAAACTGGAACCAGCGCCCACCATCATCGAAAAGAAGCCCGAGGTCGCAGCCTCGACGACAGCCGAAACCTCGACTTCAGTAGCTGCTGGAAAGGCTCCCGCAGCATAA